The Haloarcula sp. H-GB4 genome segment GCAACCGATGCCACTGTTCGTCTCGTTTCGGTCGTGGACACGCGGTCGCTCGGTGTCGATGTCGGGTCAAGCGTTATCGTTGACGAACTGGAGTCGGTCGCGACGGATGCTGTCGAGGATGCATCTGACCGACTCTCGAAGCTGGGAGTCGAAACCGTTGAGACAGCAATCACACAGGGCGTCCCGTATCGGGCCATCCTCGACGCTATTGAGGAAGCTGATGCCGACCTCGTCGTCATCGGAACTCACGGCCGCACCGGCATCGACCGCTACCTACTGGGCAGCGTTGCCGAAAAACTGGTCCGAACCTCGCCGGTCCCGGTGATGACCGTTCGAGCGTCGGACGCCGGTGAGGAGCAATAATACCGCTACTAGCGGTCTATCGTAGGGAGCCAGCCGATAAGACAGCGCCCGAACGGCACTCGACTGACCTATCCGAAGTTTTCGACCTTCGCGTCGTCAGTGTTGACCCCAGCAGCTTCCAGCGCTTCCGTGGCGGCGTCGAGGAAGTCCGCGAAGCCGTAAATGAACACCTGCCCGCCGTCCTCGACGGCGTCGGCGACTGGCTCGGTCAGGGACTCCTCGCTGCCGATGACCGCGACGAGCGCCCCGGCATCGGCGAGCGCGTCCAGCCGCTCCTCGTGGACCGGTGCATCGTCCTGATACACGACTGCGGCCTCGTTGCCGTCGTCCAGCGCGCGCTCGGCGATACCCACGGCTGGACCGACACCGGGACCACCGGCGAGGACGACAGCGCGACTTTCGCCTTCGTAATAATCCGACCCGAACGGCCCGGCGATGCGGACACCGTCGCCCGCTTCGAGCGCGCCGAGCTGGGGGGCTAGCTCGCCGTCGGGGTCGATACCGACGGTAATCTCCAACGCTTCATCGACCGTCGGCGAGGAGATTGTGTAGAACCGCGAGATATCCTCCCCGTCGACGCCCAGCGTCAGCTTGACAAACTGACCGGGCTGTGCGTCGAAGGTGTCCGGTGTCTCGAAGTCGATCGCCACGGTGTCCGGCCCGACATCTCGGACGGCAACCACGTCGAGGACTTGTTCATCCATACCTGAGAGTTGCCGTGACTGGGCAAGGGGGTTACGGTCGCGGAGTTTCCCGTCCGGCAGATCTTATTGCCGCTATTTTCTAACATACGGGTGATTATGCCGCTTTTCACTCGAAACTACCCCGGTATTCACTCGAAGACGAGTAGTGCGCGCGCGGGCGGTTACGGAAGGCTTTTCCTACCACGCTGGCTACCCGAGGGATATAATGCCAGAGGACCTGAACTGGGCCATCGGCGGCGAAGCCGGCGATGGAATCGACTCCACCGGGAAGATTTTCGCGCAGGCACTCTCTCGGGCTGGTCGACACGTTTTCACCTCAAAGGACTTCGCCTCCCGCATCCGTGGCGGGTACACTGCCTACAAGGTACGGACGTCAGTCGACCGCGTCGAGAGTGTCGTCGACCGCCTCGACATCCTGATCGCACTCACAGAGCGCACCATCCACGAGAACGAGGACGAACTCCACGAGGATTCCGTCATCATCTACGACGGCGAGCGCTCGACGATGCAGGACGTGGAAGTTCCCGGCGACGCGACGGCACTCGAAGTACCGCTGAAACGGCTCGCAGAGGACGCGGGTGGGGCCATCATGCTTAACGTCGTCGCCCTCGGTGCGGCGTGTGAGGTCACCGGCTTCCCAATCGAGAATCTCGACGAAAGCCTCGAAAAGCGCTTCGGCGACAAGGGCGAGGCCATCGTCGAGAACAACAAGGAAGCCGCCCGGAAGGGGCAGCACTACGTCCAAGAGGAGTTCGGCGAGTTCGACTACAACATGGAGACCACGGACGAGGACTACGTGCTCCTCAACGGCGACGAGGCCATCGGCATGGGCGCTATCGCCGCCGGCTGTCGCTTCTACGCCGGCTACCCCATCACACCGGCGACGGACGTGATGGAGTACATGACCGGCCGCGTCGATCAGTTCGGCGGGAAGGTCGTCCAGGCCGAGGACGAACTGTCGGCCATCAACATGGCTCTCGGTGCGGCGCGCGCGGGGGCCCGAGCCATGACCGCCACATCCGGTCCGGGTATCGACCTGATGACCGAGACGTTCGGGCTTGTCGCCACCAGCGAGACGCCGCTGGTCATCTGTGACGTGATGCGCTCCGGTCCGTCGACCGGGATGCCGACCAAACAGGAGCAGGGCGACCTCAACATGACGCTGTACGGCGGCCACGGCGAGATTCCGCGGTTCGTCGTCGCCCCGACGACCGTCTCGGAGTGTTTCTGGAAGACTGTCGAGGCGTTCAACCTCGCCGAAAAGTACCAGACGCCGGTCTTCCTCGTCTCGGACCTCGCAATGGCCGTGACGGAACAGACCTTCTCGCCCGAGACCTTCGATATGGATGAGGTCGAAATCGACCGCGGGAAAGTCGTCGACGAGAACGAGATTGACGCCTGGCTGGACGAGAAGGGCCGCTTCCAGGCCCACTTCGCGGCCGCAGACGGCGTCTCACCGCGTGCGTTCCCCGGCACGACCGACGGCGCGCACATGACGACCGGCCTCGAACACGACGAACTCGGTCGCCGGACCGAGGACACGGACGTGCGTATCGAGCAGGTCGACAAGCGCCAGCGGAAAGTCGAGACCGCCCGCGAGCAGGAGGACTTCGACTACCGCGAATTCGGCGACCCCGACGCCGACACGCTCGTCATCTC includes the following:
- a CDS encoding 2-oxoacid:acceptor oxidoreductase subunit alpha, whose translation is MPEDLNWAIGGEAGDGIDSTGKIFAQALSRAGRHVFTSKDFASRIRGGYTAYKVRTSVDRVESVVDRLDILIALTERTIHENEDELHEDSVIIYDGERSTMQDVEVPGDATALEVPLKRLAEDAGGAIMLNVVALGAACEVTGFPIENLDESLEKRFGDKGEAIVENNKEAARKGQHYVQEEFGEFDYNMETTDEDYVLLNGDEAIGMGAIAAGCRFYAGYPITPATDVMEYMTGRVDQFGGKVVQAEDELSAINMALGAARAGARAMTATSGPGIDLMTETFGLVATSETPLVICDVMRSGPSTGMPTKQEQGDLNMTLYGGHGEIPRFVVAPTTVSECFWKTVEAFNLAEKYQTPVFLVSDLAMAVTEQTFSPETFDMDEVEIDRGKVVDENEIDAWLDEKGRFQAHFAAADGVSPRAFPGTTDGAHMTTGLEHDELGRRTEDTDVRIEQVDKRQRKVETAREQEDFDYREFGDPDADTLVISWGSNEGALREGLTLLEEDGYDVRFLSVPYIFPRPDLSEEIEAAEDVIVVECNATGQFADVIEHDVLERVQRINKYNGVRFKADELATEIKQTLATPREATQ
- a CDS encoding FAD-dependent oxidoreductase gives rise to the protein MDEQVLDVVAVRDVGPDTVAIDFETPDTFDAQPGQFVKLTLGVDGEDISRFYTISSPTVDEALEITVGIDPDGELAPQLGALEAGDGVRIAGPFGSDYYEGESRAVVLAGGPGVGPAVGIAERALDDGNEAAVVYQDDAPVHEERLDALADAGALVAVIGSEESLTEPVADAVEDGGQVFIYGFADFLDAATEALEAAGVNTDDAKVENFG